A region from the Drosophila bipectinata strain 14024-0381.07 chromosome 3R, DbipHiC1v2, whole genome shotgun sequence genome encodes:
- the Pli gene encoding protein pellino, which yields MVKRTDGTESPILAEDGGDGHDKPRLRYGELVILGYNGYLPQGDRGRRRSKFVLHKRTEASGVKRSKHYIVQSPQTSKAILDANQHSISYTLSRSQAVIVEYKEDTETDMFQVGRSSESPIDFVVMDTLPGDKKDAKVMQSTISRFACRILVNRCEPAKARIFAAGFDSSRNIFLGEKATKWQDNVEIDGLTTNGVLIMHPKGSFCGGSAKCGLWRECSVGGDVFSLRESRSAQQKGQPIYDECNILQDGTLIDLCGATLLWRSAEGLQHSPTKHDLEKLIDAINAGRPQCPVGLNTLVIPRKVNISDQVNQPYVYLNCGHVQGHHDWGQDENTGARRCPMCLELGPVVTLCMGLEPAFYVDVGAPTFAFNPCGHMATEKTVKYWANVEIPHGTNGFQAVCPFCATPLDGATGYIKLIFQDNLD from the exons CACCGACGGCACAGAGTCCCCCATACTGGCCGAGGACGGAGGCGACGGGCACGACAAACCGCGATTGCGCTATGGAGAACTGGTGATACTCGG CTACAATGGTTACTTGCCACAGGGCGATCGCGGACGACGACGCTCCAAATTTGTGCTCCACAAGCGGACGGAGGCGAGCGGCGTGAAGCGCTCCAAGCACTACATTGTCCAATCGCCCCAGACCTCGAAGGCCATACTGGATGCCAATCAGCATTCAATCTCGTACACGCTCTCACGCAGCCAGGCGGTAATCGTCGAGTACAAGGAGGACACGGAAACGGACATGTTTCAG GTGGGACGCTCCTCGGAGTCACCGATTGATTTCGTCGTAATGGACACACTGCCCGGTGATAAGAAGGACGCCAAGGTGATGCAGAGCACGATTTCTCGCTTCGCCTGCCGCATTCTGGTCAACCGCTGTGAGCCCGCCAAGGCGAGAATATTCGCCGCAGGCTTTGATTCGAGCAGAAACATATTCCTTGGG GAGAAGGCCACCAAATGGCAGGACAACGTGGAAATCGACGGCCTGACCACCAACGGCGTGCTGATTATGCATCCCAAAGGATCCTTCTGTGGCGGCAGTGCCAAGTGTGGCCTTTGGCGCGAGTGCTCCGTGGGCGGCGACGTCTTCAGCCTCCGCGAGTCGCGTTCGGCACAGCAAAAGGGCCAGCCG ATCTATGATGAATGCAACATATTGCAGGACGGCACACTAATTGATCTCTGCGGCGCAACTCTGCTCTGGCGTTCCGCCGAGGGCTTGCAACACTCTCCG ACCAAACACGATTTGGAAAAACTTATCGATGCCATCAATGCTGGTCGCCCACAGTGCCCGGTGGGCCTGAACACACTGGTCATACCACGAAAAGTTAACATTAGCGATCAGGTGAACCAACCTTATGTGTACTTAAACTGCGGTCATGTCCAAG GACATCACGACTGGGGCCAGGACGAGAACACTGGCGCACGCCGCTGTCCCATGTGCCTGGAACTGGGTCCAGTGGTGACCTTGTGCATGGGCCTGGAACCGGCCTTCTATGTGGACGTGGGCGCCCCAACGTTTGCGTTCAATCCATGCGGACACATGGCGACTGAGAAAACTGTCAA ATACTGGGCTAATGTTGAGATACCACACGGTACCAACGGATTTCAGGCTGTCTGTCCGTTCTGTGCGACGCCGTTGGATGGCGCGACCGGCtacattaaattaattttccagGATAATTTagattaa
- the LOC108121950 gene encoding sideroflexin-1-3-like, with translation MGLPRVDIDKPKFDQSTYWGRFQHFFLLCNPLNILATAEELDRARDIVTRYRDGKDVPECKTIDDVWQAKYLYDSAFHPDTGEKQIIVGRMSSQMPVNTIITGCMLIFYKSTKAVVFWQWFNQTFNAIVNFSNRSGASSISYPQLGISYCLATGGALGTALSMNRAVRNMNPLLSRLVPFVAVAAGNGINIPVMRSQELIEGVSLLDEKNKELGKSKKAAAIGIFTVVMSRVAMAVPTMTLTPVLMNSLERRGILAKDSKLSAPLQVLIIGSILIFSTPAGCALFPQRFGIPVDSLEPEVRDSIKKQRPDLPTVWYNKGL, from the coding sequence ATGGGTCTTCCTCGAGTTGATATCGACAAGCCAAAGTTCGACCAGTCGACCTACTGGGGAAGGTTCCAGCACTTTTTCCTGCTCTGCAACCCCCTGAACATCCTAGCCACCGCTGAGGAGCTGGACAGGGCCCGGGACATCGTGACCCGGTACAGGGACGGCAAGGATGTGCCCGAATGCAAGACCATTGACGATGTGTGGCAGGCCAAGTACCTGTACGACTCCGCCTTCCACCCGGACACGGGCGAGAAGCAAATCATCGTCGGGCGGATGTCCTCGCAGATGCCCGTGAACACCATCATCACTGGATGCATGTTGATTTTCTACAAGAGTACCAAGGCGGTGGTCTTCTGGCAGTGGTTCAACCAGACCTTCAACGCCATCGTGAACTTTTCCAACCGATCGGGCGCCTCTTCGATCAGCTACCCGCAGCTGGGCATCTCCTACTGCCTCGCGACCGGAGGAGCTCTGGGCACGGCCCTGTCCATGAACCGGGCGGTGAGGAACATGAACCCGCTTCTCAGCCGACTGGTCCCGTTTGTGGCAGTGGCCGCCGGCAACGGCATCAACATCCCCGTAATGCGAAGTCAGGAGCTGATCGAGGGAGTGTCGTTGCTGGACGAGAAGAACAAGGAGCTGGGAAAGTCCAAGAAGGCGGCCGCCATTGGCATCTTCACCGTCGTGATGAGTCGCGTGGCCATGGCGGTGCCCACAATGACTCTAACTCCGGTGCTGATGAATAGCCTGGAGCGCCGAGGTATTCTGGCCAAAGACTCCAAGTTGTCTGCTCCACTCCAGGTGCTGATCATCGGCTCCATCCTGATCTTCTCGACCCCAGCTGGCTGTGCTCTGTTCCCGCAACGCTTCGGCATTCCGGTGGATAGCTTGGAGCCGGAGGTGCGGGACAGCATCAAGAAGCAGCGCCCCGACTTGCCCACCGTTTGGTACAACAAGGGACTCTAG